gattattgtcgaaccatatttatgcttccgagtgAATgataaattctttcaacttcaaacatatgttacacgtgcatactatctcgtttttgcacagttttatcgacgaactacaaaatgcttgacatgctcacatcgaggcagaaacttctctTGCCTTACACTCATACTTCCATATATAGAAATCTTTATTctgaattctcaatggagggagagactcttcacgttatactagtatttcaccacgagggtgaatagtcctaacgaatgtttttcagaaaccgataagaaacttgttccagcaaacgttttcaagtcctaacaaacttgttcgaatataaCTTACAGAAATgtacttcgtttcggatcgagatgctcatttcacttctaaatttcggggtgccttacaaaaaaCCTCGGGactacgtttaaacatgagtaccgcgtaccatccacaaaccgacggaccaagcaaacatacgattcaaaccatggaaaacatatcacgaacttgtattgtttCCTTTAATTGATTCCTCTTGCTACAATAATTTTTATtcgagtcttaacgtcacaccttttgataCCGTATATgatcggaaacgtcattctccttttgttgaaccaagtaaacgatgatcaattcaccgggcccGAGTTTATTTATGAGCGACCGAGAAAATTTATCcatattcaagaaagacccaacacgactcgaagtctccaaaagagctatgccgatgttagacgtaaacctttcgaattccaagtgggtaaccgtgtaacgttaaaagtcgcaccttagaaaggtgtaatccgtttcgggaaacgtagaaagctaaatccgcgatattttgatccttttaaaattttggggtgtattgtacccgttgcttaccgtttcgatctttcgacccaattgagctccgttcatcttacattccgtgtatcaaacttgaagaagtgtcttgcgaaacaagaacttgttatcctcttcgacgagcttactatcgatgataaacttcacttcctaggagaaccggttgaaattatgaatcgtgaaacaaaACTCTAAAACAACGTGAAACAAAACTCTAAAAGAACGTAAAACCCCGATTTTCGAAGTTCATTAAAATACCCAAGGAAGTAcattcactcattcgtagaattggcaacgtaagatttcgaggaagaaacaacgactactacttccaactaaattttgggacgaaatttcttttaaggtgtaggtaatgtaacatcccgcattttttcgttaattcattttaacgcccatctttttttaaaaataatctttcgtcatctatattcgtaccttccgttaactaatgttcttaacattttcgttattggattgtaacatctcccgtttactctcgcgtatttaaaataattcatttggttaattcacgcacccacttctaaactcgagggaccaaagttggctagtgggcaaactagttgactaggtcaactagtcaacccaccatctcataCACTCATTCACTTCTTCTCCTACCTCCTCCTTTctttctctctagtcaccaagaacacCCTTTCACCCaacatcaaagattcatcatctaaattcgatctagcaatcaaacatcaaaacaaattacatatttgtgatcgttgcatcatcctcttcaattcggtaccaatttcactacttggagtAAGGTttttaaaaactctagatttctcaaattcattttatagacttgaaatggtgttagttagtgtctatggctcgagtctagcatgaatatgtgatttgtttacTCAATTTGTTgctttggagtaactagcatgaacttgtaatgggtgtgcttaatatttgattttggttgattaaatgttgtttaaatgttaaagttcatgtattaaattttttactagcatcattagcttcaatttgatgtgtaggttgacttgaaaaacatcactaacatgattattgattttgtgattcttggttaaggtttgatagatcttaaaaagaacttttgatgcattaaatgctttgtaatgttatttgtaagtgtttagttgtattgtatgcataattacctacgaaacggcatattgtatgtgtGAATTGAGTTCccaaatcatgaaatgcgttttacggacttgaaacttgaatgatgaacttttaacgatcattcgacgaggtttttgttgttgtaaatgattaacttgatagatgaaatgtgcttagtcgttttcctcgttaaaatacctttccaacggtgtaaGATACATATTCTAAttgttttcggttcacaaattgtgtttgtttgagttttggttcgtgcacttgtgtgtttcagcAAACAGGGTCTGTGCACTAATCTGGATGTCGTCCAAACCCTTGGACGCCATCCAGCCCtttccagccaatctggacgccgtccaaaatgaacTGTCAGGGTCTGTCCAACTTGACTATTTTTCGTTTAATTttgactatgctacgcacctccgattaacatgtaacttgttctgatatgctcatatatgaatatataactcagaaaaattgtcggatacccgacccgaccccgttgaccaagtttgacttttagtcaaacttaaccaaatacttatgcaatcgctctaacatgcttttgtacttgattctcgcatgaaacttgacaacttgattcacatgctatattaacgagtcgtaacgagccataggactaattgaacacatttcgcttaaccttgtgtcgtaaccggtaattgatacaacttactcgtttaggtcgaggctaagcaactttcatgcacacgtttactttgtgaagtacatttatactcgtgcactcgaggtgagatcatagtcccaccttttcaacaacttttattgttttaaatcgtgggctgagaaacatatactttgttatatcttgtactacttacttttatactttgaacacaagtacgaagaaacaaacattccacagcaagTTTGAAAAAAAATCCTcatttcgattatcattagttacacttttcgggtgtgagcgagaacttatgttgtatggccatacgggtttgacaaaccctcattcggacggtttgctaccattgtgcggatgaaatatattttcgagaaacagtgtatgttctaacactattgtgatggggttctatggaaggaaagttaagtcttgataattgggtgctcgcgaacatacttttggaatgcaaacgatttggatattcaacgttatggaaatacaaaatcttgtggttcaaaaacaacatttacaaatacaccaatgatttcatcaacgtttttcgttgacagttttctatatgttttctcaggttcatgaatggctacttgatacatgcttccgcgtacacttatacttgcttggggtcaagcatacatgcatacactctgattacttacttggagtcaagcatacatacatacttatgctatttttagcaaccgtgattttcaactcatattatgtcgcaagttatttcatttatactttactacttctgtaaacttaaacttgttgtttaACCTTTTAGTAAACTAAACTTTTTaaatcttgtacgtttcaaatgaatgcgacataattttggtcaaacgcgtctcatttagggactatgaccacgtaacgggacttaagttaacggcgccgtcaatgacgattttgttgggtcgctacatAATGAACAGACTcgatattagagagaatcggtaaatttacattccacaacttcttaaactagtttacaatgcaatggctatctaataggactacttaggttccttatatagccctcttctaaggaaccttcatttaggcatgtttcacattaacactatacacacTTCGGggtcttaacaatattattaaaaaagTTCGAATTATCGTCGCCCTCCACGTCCCATTTGATTCTAGCCTTTTGTCATTTATCGGGGTCCTCCAATTTAAAGAAGTCTTCCAATTCTTTCGTCAAATTTAAACGCCTAACTACTTCATCATCCGTAACAATCATGTCATCCATCCGTTTATCGATTGTTTGAAGTGATGTTTGAATTTCTTTGCAACGTGAATTTTCCAAACAACGATGATGCTTATTCCATTCTGTTACCAGAGCGTTTCAAAATATTCGAGCTTATGTGAgattggattttgttgttgttgtgtataAAAAGGGAAACAACAACTTGTTTTGTTTGATTTATCTTGTAACTTTATTTGGATTTAACATATTTTCTTGTTAAAAATTGATCAAAATACTGAAAAAGATTATATAATACTTCCTCCGTCCCTATTTAATTATCAAATATTCATTTTTAGTATGTACTAACTTAATTATTCactttcataaataaataaaattaagaaaGTAAATTTTTTTTACTCCCTTACTGAATAAATTGTTGGGGTGGTGATAGAAAGGTTGAAAACAGCAAGTAATTATTATGGGCTGTGTACACTAGAATATAGGGTTGGATTACTCACCATTTCAAATAACCAGAACAAAGAAAATATTAGAACTTTATATATCTACGACAAAAAATTGATAAAGGTAAGTAGTTAATTATAAAATAAACAAAAGGTACACCAATGGCGAATGTTTTGACGGTATCGAGGTGCCCCTCTGACCCTAACGTCATGAGTTCATGTCTCGCGgtgaaaattatatatatatatatatatatatatatatatatatatatatatatatatatatatatatatatatatatatatatgtatatattgggtcatcatcaagagggaagcactcacTTTTTtctggggaagtaatttttttcttttttttttcaaatattaagatcacatgaaattatgaacatttaaaaaagacactttgtgatgaatattAATATTTTAGCAGGAAAACGCTCGAGaaaaaaataataacaaataatgtTTTAATTAGCATTTTTATTCATCGTTTTTTTCATCTTATGTGAAGGGTTTTTTCtcatagcccgatttagagtttagggtttagggtttagagtttagggtttagggactaaacccaaaacactaaaccctaaattctaaattcTAAACCGTTCGTGGTGAAAATtcaatataaaccctaatttctaaaccctaaacactaatttctaaaccctaatttctaaactctaatttataaaccctaatttctaaactctaatttctaaccccttaaaaaacaaACTTTAATTAGAACATTACATAttatgcatgttatcatttatttattcgagcgtttttctgtcaaaataatgacatttatcacaaagtgtttcTCTATtgattaaaacactatatatatacatatatgtatatagtgttaggatcaagggggaagtaaccaatcggggggaagcggggggaaacaaattttctttttcatttttggaaaaaactttgtttacgaacattatagattggatgaaaatatgaacatttaataaagacactttgtaatagatgtttttattttggagggaaaacgatcgaagaattaatatataacaattatcgtatttttcgagcgtatgttgaggttttagatattagggtttagatattagagttggtttatagggtttagatattagggtttggaaatttagggtttagggtttagatttaggatttagattgagtttttaacacgaacggtttagagtttagggtttagggtttagggtttagggactaaacccaaaacactaaaccctaaatcctaaaccctaaactctaagttGGGCTAAATTTTACATCAAAAAAtatgaaaaaaaacgttaacatttttcacgatcaatattatcttgaatattatttttgtcgatcgttttcccgcctaaataattacATTAATCACGaactgtcttttttaaatgttcataattttgtgtgatcttgatgcctaaaataaaaattctaaaaaaacaaaattctttttttttcttccccccgattggttacttccccattgatcctgcccctatgtatgtgtgtgtgtgtatatatataccccgtcaaaatcgacattgacgcTGATGTTGACTCTGGTCCTAGtacatggcttgacttctaagtaatagCAGAGTTCTACATCGAAAGCATAATATCTAAGTACCTGATaccaaacatgcttaaaaaggtcaacacaaaggttgagtaaaattcataggtttataaataataacaaaagtgttttttagaccacaagattagtTGAGTAATTCATATAGCAATATCAATTAAATAGTTGATATAAACATATCGAAATAGAAATCAAAATTGATACAGAAATATCAAATTAAAAAGTTATGTTGAAGTataatatcgagactaaacaagtttaccccatGACACTTTGTTTATTcctgtcgtttaatcattattatgcgtccaaagaccaacggtcaaatggaaaGAGACATACTCTCactaggcctactcacaataattaagcttgctattatactagcaattgacgatattatggtagggatttagcatgtagAAACATGACATAGCATagtagtttaagtacttgtgtctaaagtgtaaagaagtttaaaaacaagcatgtgtctcaccccaaaggttgtaaaatagttatgaaatagtaaaagtgaggctatgaaattcaccttaaaaTAGCACAGCAAAGTTTATTCCACAAATGAAATAAGAGCAAGTAGATGACCGTGATCTCAACCGAGAGATATAATGTTTGGTCAGTTGTTGTCTAACCCGACAATAAGGGTGTGTCAATTTACATATAAAGTTAATTGACGTTCGAGTATTTAAATAAATAACCTTTATTTAAATAGTgtgttattaatataataaatatattaatagttggttacattttaggaaagtttttatttttagtaagttttcatTTATGGTAAGATGTTATACAACTGGCAACAAAGGTTATTTATTTAAATACTGGCAACAAACTtcggtgctatcaagtaagtcaagagATTGCCAGATGTAActgggggtcaggaactttcagttggactataagtcaaCAACCTTTCGTTTTATCCAAAACCATATTCCCATAATGGCAATCTAGACATCATCCACTCATGACCGTAAAAGTTTGTATATGTCGTATGTTTATCTTGTTGTGAATATAGTTTTCACTTGTAATGTGCGTATAAGAAATACAACACGTTTAAATTgttacttgtattatatatatatatgtatgtatatatatatacatatatacatatatatacatatatatatatatgtatatatatatatatatacatatatatatatacatacatatatatatacatatataagtttaagttatagattatatattattgttttattatacttttatataatgaattatataatatataataacttaattaaattaagATGTCATCTTATAATATAGATTATAttatagattataattatattaaatttataaacATTATCTTATTAAATAAattatacattattaataaataaaaatgaaattcggttattatatatatattacgaatttttaaattacaaaaataaagtatctatatttaggtaatatttcaaaaatatatataaggatAATTTAATTTTGAATAcaggatatgtatatatattcctaTTAAATAGAAGATTacgtataaaaattatatatatatatatatatatatatatatatatatatatatatatatatatatatatatatatatatatatatatatatatatatatatatattataggttcTAAATAACTATATAAACACTTAAAAATTATATCTTTActgatttatataatatatataattatttatgttttttgacttatataaatacatataattcaTAATtcttttttaattataaataaatgatGAATAATTATAATACCAAATTTAATAACTAAATATCAGTATAATAaactataaaaatttataaaaataaattttatcCTATTCCAATAAATATTTTTCAATTTCCTTTGGTTTTATTTTCGGTTTATCACCTACAcagtttaaatatatataaaatattaaatcgactaataaatttgtgattttgattattctaaatcaaaataaatattataaGTTTTCCAGAAATTAAAAATAACTTCATTCAGTTTTTAACTATTTTTAATTTTTGTTAACCCgaatatacatattaaatatataatatgattaaataaatgataaaaattattgtgattatttatataaataaatattttataatataatatctgtaaaaataataatgtttatcagtttataaaaataaaactaattttaaaaGATTTAATTGATATTTAATGATTCGTTTGATACTTATATCTCTCTATATATTATAAGAAACACATAAATGAGTCAtcaaaattttaaaaactaaatcttAGCCAtcaattttaaaacttatattagaTCATAACCACACAAATTGATGACACATCTTTATGACCTCATAAAGATGAAACTGTTAACTAAACAGACTTAGATAACCCTCATACTGAAAAAAGACACGCGCTAGAAGATCAAAATTAGGGGTTGTTGAAAATCAAACTCATTCATGACATCCAGAGAAAACCATAAATTACTCCCAACTCAATCTGTTTCGTATAAGTATTCTAACACGAAGAATAATCAGTTTCATGATCGATTAAAATATAGCATGACGATTAAGGTTTTTAGAGTGTGAGACAGATTGGCAAAATTTTGATTTCTATATCAGAATTGTGATGGAATACAGATGATGATGAATATTAACGTTTAACACTTAACCCTAACTATGAATCCAGGTAATCACATGGTATTTCAATTTTCTATTTAATATTTGATCGATATTAacggtgtatcctaggggatacacgcataaaaatactatttttatacagaaaaatagATCAAAAAGCACAAAAGATAGCGGTTTTCAACATTTGCCGCCCAGCgtacagcaggccgcccagcgtcatgcgtaagccctgcaggcagcttcaatgcttaagcccttttactCAGCACGTGaatggcacgcagccacgtcagcacacgcaaCCGACCTTCCGGATACTTCACATAACATAATTAatcagcgattgacacgtgtatctcGAGAATTTCAAACAttatacgcctataaatagaccccctgggtcacaatATTTCACAtcggaacttcagtcagagagaagtacactttctctcacacacagttctttctcactctaaatgcacattagccgcttagcatcaATACGCTAGACgaatcaattacagattgatccccagattgattgaggccaccccacggatctctcatccgtgttctGGGTCTGCAAAGATTACTTCTTGAGGGTAAATATTAATCAACATCACACGCTACACGCTAGGTAgttattgtcttgtactggtaccttacagccgctacacGAAAAATCGTACCAACAAATGGTGCCATCCGTTCTAAATGATCACTCAACTCTCAAGAGCACCAAAAGGTGTAATGGTAAGATAACACCTATTAAGGCAAACATGATACACTCATGGCAAGCAGGAAAAAGGAGGAAAGCAGAAGCATTAGAAGATTGGAAACAGGAATTGATTGCTTTTTCTTCCATGTTTAATACCAATCCATCTAATGCTCCTGTAGTGATTGAAGCCCGAATAGCAAATTGCGTTGTTGGTGGAATATATACTGATACAGGAGCAGGAGCAGATATCATTTATGAGCATTGTTTTGTACAATTACCAGAAAGAGTTAAAGAGAAGTTGAAAGACACGTTTATTCCCCTAGCAAGTTTTGCTAATGATCCGTCATGGTTAGAAGGAAGGGGTTAGATGGCTGACAAACCTTTTCAACATGACGTTTAGAAGCGCAaagatgcctatggaatggagacttagtgaggttattcccatttacaagaataagggagatgcgcaaatatgtagtaattatagaggcataaagttacttagtcatacaatgaagctttgggagagagtgattgagacgaggctccgacgtgagacaaaggtttcagagaaccaGTTCGGTTTCATGCCAGGACGTTCGTCGATAGAAGCAATCCACATcgttagaagccttatggagaagtatagggaaaaacaaaagaacctacacatggcattcgtagacttggaaaaggcttatgactgtgtcccgcgtgagctgatttggaagacccttaatgttaggggtgtcccaagtagatatataaggACTATTAGAGATATGTATGAGGGGGCGAAGACTCGTGTACGTACGACGGTAGGAAACACTGAGTTTTTTCCAGTAGAGGTAGGTTTAcatcagggatcggcccttagcccaTATCTTTTCGCTTTGATTCTAGACGAACTGACTCAAAGGATACAAGATAACATCCCATGGTGCCTAATATTCGCGgacgatattgtattagtttcggattcCCAGGATGAGCTTAACAAAAGGATAGAGCAATGGAGGAGCGCcctagaatcaaatggcctacggattagcagacttaagttggagtaccttagatgcgatttcaGGACGAGCGAAGAGGAACAAGAGGATATTGTGGACGTCCGAATTGGGGACCAAATTTTACCTccacaagagtcctttagatatttaggctcgatgcttcacaaatcgggaaggatagatgaggacgtgacacatcgtatacgagtaggatggttgaagtggagggcagcgaaaggggtattgtgcgacaagaaggtaccccttaaattgaaagggaaattcttcaaggtggcaatcagaccggccatgttgtacggatcggagtgttggccaatgacgaaagcccaggagagaaggatggaggtggcagaaatgaggatgcttaggtggacgtgtggtaagacaATGCTAGAtttgataccaaatggagtttttagggagaacttgaaagttgggaacataaccaacaagctgagggaaggacgactaagatggtttggacatgttttgaggcgcccacttttagccccggttaggagagtcgagacccttgttgttgggggcgtaaggagaaggggtagacccagacgtaggttggaggatagattgaagcttgacatgaaggagctcttattgactgaggacatgacttctgataggaatttgtggaggagtagaattagaatagatgactaggctttacattttgtttatttttttatatatttatattatatttcctgCCTACTTGCTTGTGTGCCTTATCGTATTGGCTGTACCTGTTTTAcggttatattatatatctatacttattgtaGCATTTTCAGAGGATTTATTGCACTATATGGTTAcatgtttgtattacattatatagcaatTAATTTATACATACTTACATATCACATGCTTTTATGCTATCATTGTATTCTTATTTGTCTATGTTTACATTGTATACCATCTATTTTATACTGCATAGTATACCTACATGTTTCTTACCAACATGTTTTcgtatacttattgtacttacatgactggttatacttgcatatttgacacgcacatattttaattatatgttatattacattattTTGTTACATGCTTTATTTACCTATACATATCGTATTGATATATACTTTATTCATGGTAAAGTTTCTTTTTTATCTACTTTACTTGTATACTTTTACTGCACATATTGGAATTCATGGTTCTTTAtggtcggaggtccctaggaagcagcctctctgctctacagaatagggagggacgacttcctctacctggggaccgataggtatccgtgggtggaggaatgacttcccttttactttagggtagaggaaaggactgtctacatctaacctcccccatactccactctagtggaattgggtattgttgttgttgttgttgtatagttTTAGAAGTAGTATTGGGAAAAACACCATACAAACGAACAGCTCATATCGATTTTTTAGTTGTCAAAGCAAATTCACAGTATAATGTCATTTTAGGTCGATCAGCTATGATGACATTTGGAGCCGTAACGTCAACAGTGCATGGAATTATGAAATTTCCAACACCGGCTGGCATTGGCACGCTATACGCTAAACGGAAAAGAACAATAGAATGTGTGCAAATAAACACAATAGCTGTCAATCTAATTGTTCATGAAGATGGGTTAGTGTCGTCAAATCTggaatttccagatcagaaaatcatcaTAGGAAACACAATAGCAAAAGAAACAAaggaaaatatttataaaaattttagCAACCAATTTAGATGTTTTTGTGTGGTGAGATTCTGATATGACTAGAGTACCACGTCATATAGCTGAACATAAGCTCAGTGTGAATCCTAATATCTCACCAGTATGTCAAAAGAAAAGAGGCATGGCTCCTGATCGAACCAAATTTCTCAGG
This genomic stretch from Rutidosis leptorrhynchoides isolate AG116_Rl617_1_P2 chromosome 11, CSIRO_AGI_Rlap_v1, whole genome shotgun sequence harbors:
- the LOC139875253 gene encoding uncharacterized protein → MIHSWQAGKRRKAEALEDWKQELIAFSSMFNTNPSNAPVVIEARIANCVVGGIYTDTGAGADIIYEHCFVQLPERVKEKLKDTFIPLASFANDPSWLEGRVLEVVLGKTPYKRTAHIDFLVVKANSQYNVILGRSAMMTFGAVTSTVHGIMKFPTPAGIGTLYAKRKRTIECVQINTIAVNLIVHEDGVPRHIAEHKLSVNPNISPVCQKKRGMAPDRTKFLREEVKKLVDDGILREVKYQTWVANPMMVRKPDNSWRMCVDFTDINKACPKDNYPHQKSIGQWSL